A region of the Paracoccaceae bacterium genome:
GCGCGCGAGGTTCGATGACGCCTCGGCCGGTGCCACGACGTAATAGGCGGGCAGCGCGTATTTCGTGTGCGGCAGGCTGATGTCACGGATCACCGCGCCCGCATCGCGCATCATCGCGATGCCGTCGGCCCACAGCGCCTCGATCTCGGCGGGCATCCCGTCCATGCGGTATTCGCGGGGAATGCCGATCACCTGCCCCCGGATGTCGCCGGTCAGCATCGCCTCGAAATCGGGCACCGGCAGGTCGGCGCTGGTCGAATCCAGCGGGTCATGGCCCGCCATCGCGCCCAGCATGATCGCCGCGTCCCGCACGGTCTTGGTCATCGGCCCGGCCTGGTCCAGCGAGGACGCAAACGCCACGATCCCCCAGCGGCTGACCCGGCCATAGGTCGGCTTGATCCCCACGATGCCGGTGAACGCCGCGGGCTGGCGGATCGACCCGCCGGTGTCGGTGCCCGTCGCCGCAAGGCACAGGTCGGCCGCAACCGCCGCCGCCGACCCGCCCGACGAACCGCCGGGCGTCAGCGGTGCCGGATCGTTGCCCCGCCGCCAGGGGTTCACCGCATTGCCGTAGCAGGACGTCTCGTTCGACGACCCCATGGCGAACTCGTCCATGTTCAGCTTGCCCAGCATCACCGCGCCCGCGCCGAACAGCCGCGCCGTGACGGTCGATTCATATTCGGGCCGGAACCCGCGCAGGATGTTCGATCCGGCCTGGCTCGGCACGCCCTTCGTGCAGAACAGATCCTTGATGCCCAGCGGGATGCCGCACATCGCGGGGGCATCGTCCCCGGATCGTCCGCGCGCGGCGATCCTCGCATCCGCCGCCCGCGCCTGATCCAGCGCGATCTCGGGGGTCTTGTGGACAAAGGCATTCAGCCCGTCGCCCGCATCCATCGCCGTCAGGCAGGCCATGGTCAGGTCGACGGCCGAAATCTCGCCCGCCCGCAGCGCGTCGCGCGCGGCGGCAATCGTCATCTCGTTGGCATGCGAAACGGTCATTCCACCACCTTCGGCACGGCAAAGAACCCCTCGCGCGCGTCGGGCGCGTTCGACAGCACCTGCGCGGGATAGCCGCCGTCGGTCACCTGGTCGGCCCGTCGCTTCAGCCGCATCGGCGTGACGCTGACCATCGGCTCCACGCCCGACACGTCCACCTCGTTCAGTTCTTCCATGAAGTTCAGGATCCCCGAAAGCTCCTGCGCGATGCGCGGCAGATCGCCCTCGTCCACCCGGATGCGGGCCAGATGCGCAACCTTGCGCGCGGTGTCGATGTCGATGGCCATCACTGCCTCCTGCCGGAACCGCGCCGGTTTAGCGGCGGCGTGCCCGCCGTGCAAGGCTGGCAAGACCGCGCCCGCCGTCATATCCTGCAACCCGACGGGAAAGGAGAACGCATGCCCCGCCCCCCGATCCTCGGCACGCTGGAATCCGTGCTCTACGCGGCCGACCTCGCCGCCGCCGAACGGTTCTACGCCGGAACGCTGGGGCTGCCCGTCGTCATGCGGCAGGACGGGCGGCATGTCTTTTTCCGCACGGGCACCTCGATGCTGCTGGTCTTCGATCCGGCGGCGACGCGCGAGCCCCCGAAACCCGGCACCCTGCCCGTGCCGCCGCACGGCGCCACCGGCGCGGGGCATTTCTGCTTTGCCGTGGCCTCGGGCGATCTGGCGGCCTGGTGCGACCACCTGCAATCCGAAGGCATCGCGATCGAGGCCCGGATCGACTGGCCGGGCGGCGGCCGCTCGATCTATGTGCGTGACCCGGCAGGCAACTCGGTCGAGTTCGCGGACGCGGCGCTCTGGGCCTGACGGCCGCGCTGCGGCGCCGCCGGAATGCCCGACGGATGCCATACGCATGCCAGACGCAGGCCAGACGTCGGCCAGACAGGGTTTTCCCGCCTTTTCAGCGCCTTGCCACCCGGTGCCGCCGCCACACCTCGATCATCCATCCCAGCATCGTGCCATTCAGCACATGCCACATGAAATGCGTCCCGATGGGCAGGCTGTCGCACAACGCCTGATCCACCGACCGGAAGGCAAGCGACGCCATCAGGATGCCCGCACCCCAGGCCAGTCCCGCAGATGTTGCGGGCGCGCGGGCCTTCAGCAACCAGCTGTAGACAAGGATCAGCACCGGCACCGGCCAGTAGAAGGCCGAGACCTCGAAAAACGGCAGCGACCGGAACACCGGCGTCAGCAGAACCGCATAGGGCACGAATCCGACCGCCGCCAGGCCCGCCACCCAGGGCCGTTGTCCCAGAAAATCCCGCGTCGCCACAAAGACATAGGCCAGGATGAAGGCGACGATGGGCAGCACGTCCATCAGCCCGGTCAGGCGATTCGCATGCGTATGGAACAGCCAGGAACCGACCCCGATCACCGCCAGCATGACGCACAACACCTGCCCCGTGACCATCCCCCGCACACGCGGCCACATGATTGCGGCTGCGATCAAAAAGGCAAGGTTCGTCAATGCGTTGATCGGTTCCGACCAGTATTCCGGCCCCGTCCGCTCGCAATAGCCGTCCACCTGCTCGAACCAGTCCACGCTTGCCTCCGTCCTCGATCGCACTTCTTCTAGCGCGACAAGGCAAGGAGGACAGAATGAAAATCACCTGGCTCGGCCATTCCGGCTTCCGCATCGAGATCGAACAGGCGGTGCTGCTGATCGACCCGTGGATGACGGGCAACCCGATGTTTCCGCAAGACAAACGGGCCGAGGCCATTGGCAGCGCGACCCATGTCCTGCTGACCCACGGCCATGGCGACCACACGGGCGACGCCATCGCCATCTGCCGCGAGACCGGGGCGGTGCTGGTCGGCACCTACGATCTGGTCGGCTGGTGGTCCGCGCGAGAGGGTATCGCCGGGCTCGGCTTCAACAAGGGCGGCACGGTGGACCTGGGAGGCGCCCGGGTCCCCGCTGGTGAACGCCAGCCATTCCTCCTCGGTCGCCGGCCCCGACGGCGCCCCCGTCTATGCCGGGCACGAGGCGGGATTCATGATCGCGGGAGAAGGCGAGACGATCTACATCTCGGGCGATACCGACCTGATGGCCGACATGGAGTGGATGGCCGACTATCACCGGCCCTCCATCGGCATCCTGTCGGCGGGCGGGCACTACACGATGGACATGGACCGCGCCGCCTATGCCTGCCGCCGCTGGTTCCGCTTCCACAGCGTGATCCCCTGCCACTACCGCACCTTTCCGGCCCTGGCGCAATCGGCCGAGGCACTGGTCAAGGGCGTGCTTCCCGGCACCCGGGTGATCGAACCGCAGGTCATGGAACCGCTCGCCTTCTGACCCTCAGCAGTAGCCGTAGAGCCAGCCGTCGCCGTCGGGGTCCAGAAGGTCCGGGTCGATCAGGGGATGGGCGGCCGGGTCCACGCCAATCGCCGGAATGCGGATCCGGTGGCGCGACTGGCCCGGCCCGCGGGTCCCGTGGTCCTGCGCCTGAACAACGAGGGCGCGGAGGCCGAGACCATCCGCGCCTTCCGCGCCGTCTTCGGCGCCCGCCTGAAGGCTGTCATGGGGTCGCTGAACGACGTGGAAAAGGTGCGGGGCGCCGGGGCGCTGGCCGACCTCCACGCCTTCATGGCGGGCGAGGGTGTTCCCTTCCTGCCCTTCCATTCGGATTTCGCCACCTGGCCCGCGGCCGCCGCACATCTGCGCCGCCTGCTGCCCTGAACCCGCTACCTCCGCACCGCAAAGAAGCCGCGCAGCAGTTCGGCCGCCGGCTCGGCCCCGATGCCGTCGTAGACCTCGGGGACATGGTGGCACTGGGGATGGGCGAAGACCCGCGCCCCCGCCGCCACCCCCCCCGACCTCGGGTCGGCCGCGCCATAGTAGAGCCGCGCGATCCGCGCGGCGGAAATCGCGCCCGCGCACATCGGGCAGGGTTCCAGCGTCGCGTAGAGATCGTGCCCGACCAGCCGCTCCGACCCCGCCGCTGCGCAGGCCGCGCGGATCGCCAGCATCTCGGCATGGGCCGTGGGATCGGCCAGTTCGCGCATCCGGTTGCCCGCGCGCGCCACGACCACGCCATCGCGCACCACCACCGCGCCCACGGGCACCTCGCCCCGCGCGCCGGCCGCCCGCGCCTCGTCGAGCGCCACATCCATGAAGGTCCGGAAACCGCTCATGCCCCTGTCATGCCCGGACCCTTGCGCCGACACAATCGCCTTGCCCCTGCGGCCCGGCACAAATACCTTCGGCGTCCGGGGGCAGATCTGGCCGCCGGGGCTGCCGCGCGCCCCGTGACGCGGCCGGAAGGTCCGCCCATGTCCACCCCGCCGCCCGGCGAACGCATTGCCAAGGTCCTGTCCCGCGCCGGTGTCGCCTCGCGGCGCGAGGCCGAGCGGATGATCGCGCTTGGCGAGGTTGCGGTGAACGGACGTGTCATCGACAGCCCGGCGCTGAATGTCACGCCAGACGACCGGATCACCGTGCGCGGCGAACCCGTCGGCGCCCCCGAGCCGCCGCGCCTGTGGCTGTATCACAAGCCATCCGGGCTGGTGACGACCTCCTCGGACGAGAAGGGCCGCGCGACGATCTTCGACGCCCTGCCCGGGGATCTGCCGCGCGTCATGCCGGTCGGACGGCTGGACCTGAATTCCGAGGGGCTGCTGCTGCTGACCAACGACGGCGCGCTGAAGCGGCGGCTTGAACTGCCCTCGACCGGCTGGCTGCGCAAGTATCGCGTCCGGGTGAACGGCAACCCGACCGACGCCGATCTCGAACCGCTGCGGCGCGGGGTGACCGTCGATGGCGAGGATTTCCAGCCGATGACCGCGACGGTCGACCGGATCCAGGGGGCCAACGCCTGGCTGACCGTAGGCCTGCGCGAGGGCCGCAACCGCGAGATCCGGCGCGCGATGAACGCCATCGGGCTGACGGTGAACCGCCTGATCCGCATCGGCTATGGGCCGTTCCGGCTGGGCGAGCTGGCCGAGGGTGCGGTGGAAGAGGTGAAGGGCCGCGTGCTGCGCGACCAGCTGGGGCTGGCCGAGGCCGGGCCAAGGCCGCCGCAGGGCACCAGGGCGACCGCGCCGCAGGCGGCCAAGGGGCCGAAACCGGCGGCAAAGCCGACCAAGCCGCCGCAAACGCCCGGCGCCAGGAACGCCCCGCGCGGGGCCGGGCCGATGGCACCCGCGCGGCCCACCCGCACCGGCCCGCACGGCCGCTGACGATCAGGACGCGGTCCGCGCCCGCGCCTCGAGCGCGGTCAGCTGGTCGGGCAGGAACCGCTCGGCAAAGCCCGCGAGGAAGCACCAGACGACAAGCTTGGCGAACTCCGGCGTGGGCAGCGCGAAGTCGAGCGCCTGGCCGCTTTGGGCGGTCGTCTCGCCCAGCCGCCAGAACGGTGCCGGGACTGCGGCGGTCAGGTCGGGAAACAGGTCGCCGCCCAGCAGACCGGCCGCGATCATGTAGTAGACGATGACGGCCGCAAACCCGCCGATCATCATGCGCACGATCAGCACGCGGTGCCTGTACCCCTTGTGCAGGTCGTCCCATGTCATCGCGCCCGCATGCGTCTGGAACGCGATCAGGCGCGAGAAGAAGGCGCCGAAGAACCCGAACCACACAAGCGCCGTGACATGCCACTTGCCGATCACGTCGAACATCGTCGGCGCCAGGCCGGGCGGACCGGCTATGCCCGGCGGCAGGTGCTGGGGAAAGCGGCTGTAGATGAACCCGACGAGCAGCAGCAGCAACGCGCCGCCGAGAAGCAGGAAGCCCCACTGGCACAGCCGCATCGCCACCTCGGACCGGCAGCGCCGTTCGGACCGGCGATCGACGAAACGGCGGTGAACCTGATCGAACAGCGCAAGGACGAGCGCGCGCTGGCGATCGGCATCGCCCGCCTCTTCGGCCGCGCGGATGCGGTCGGCAAGGGCAGCGTGGCCGGGCACCCCGATCCGTTCCGCCCTTGCCAGCTGAACCACCGACATGGCCGAAAGCCGCGCGGCATCGGCATGCCCGGCCAGACGCCGCTCGATCTCGTTGGCCACGGCATAGCGGCCGTGGCGCGGGTGGGCGGGATCGTCGGCGATGGCCAGCAGTGCCGCGATTCGGGCATCCGACGCGCCGGGCATGGCGGGCTTCATCAGGTCGTAGTCGACCGCAAGGCCCGCCATCAGGGCCATCCAGGCCTCGGGCAGGGCCGTCGGCTGGTCCTCGTCGCGCGCGTCGGCCATCGGCTCCCCCCGCCATTGCGCGCAGGGCATGGCCTGCGCGTTCAGGATACCAGCATACAAGGGCTTGACGCTACGGAAAGCCGGTCCGGCACAATTGACGTGCCATTGACGCGGCACGCTGGATCG
Encoded here:
- the gatA gene encoding Asp-tRNA(Asn)/Glu-tRNA(Gln) amidotransferase subunit GatA, producing the protein MTVSHANEMTIAAARDALRAGEISAVDLTMACLTAMDAGDGLNAFVHKTPEIALDQARAADARIAARGRSGDDAPAMCGIPLGIKDLFCTKGVPSQAGSNILRGFRPEYESTVTARLFGAGAVMLGKLNMDEFAMGSSNETSCYGNAVNPWRRGNDPAPLTPGGSSGGSAAAVAADLCLAATGTDTGGSIRQPAAFTGIVGIKPTYGRVSRWGIVAFASSLDQAGPMTKTVRDAAIMLGAMAGHDPLDSTSADLPVPDFEAMLTGDIRGQVIGIPREYRMDGMPAEIEALWADGIAMMRDAGAVIRDISLPHTKYALPAYYVVAPAEASSNLARYDGVRYGHRARLAQGDGIVDMYEKTRAEGFGREVQRRVMVGTYVLSAGFYDAYYNRARKVRALIKRDFETVFAEGVDAILTPATPSSAFGLGEMASASPVEMYLNDVFTVTVNLAGLPGVAVPVGLDAKGLPLGLQLIGRPWGEGELLNHAHVLERAAGFVAKPAKWW
- the gatC gene encoding Asp-tRNA(Asn)/Glu-tRNA(Gln) amidotransferase subunit GatC encodes the protein MAIDIDTARKVAHLARIRVDEGDLPRIAQELSGILNFMEELNEVDVSGVEPMVSVTPMRLKRRADQVTDGGYPAQVLSNAPDAREGFFAVPKVVE
- a CDS encoding VOC family protein; its protein translation is MPRPPILGTLESVLYAADLAAAERFYAGTLGLPVVMRQDGRHVFFRTGTSMLLVFDPAATREPPKPGTLPVPPHGATGAGHFCFAVASGDLAAWCDHLQSEGIAIEARIDWPGGGRSIYVRDPAGNSVEFADAALWA
- a CDS encoding ceramidase domain-containing protein, which gives rise to MDWFEQVDGYCERTGPEYWSEPINALTNLAFLIAAAIMWPRVRGMVTGQVLCVMLAVIGVGSWLFHTHANRLTGLMDVLPIVAFILAYVFVATRDFLGQRPWVAGLAAVGFVPYAVLLTPVFRSLPFFEVSAFYWPVPVLILVYSWLLKARAPATSAGLAWGAGILMASLAFRSVDQALCDSLPIGTHFMWHVLNGTMLGWMIEVWRRHRVARR
- a CDS encoding nucleoside deaminase, translated to MDVALDEARAAGARGEVPVGAVVVRDGVVVARAGNRMRELADPTAHAEMLAIRAACAAAGSERLVGHDLYATLEPCPMCAGAISAARIARLYYGAADPRSGGVAAGARVFAHPQCHHVPEVYDGIGAEPAAELLRGFFAVRR
- a CDS encoding pseudouridine synthase, translating into MSTPPPGERIAKVLSRAGVASRREAERMIALGEVAVNGRVIDSPALNVTPDDRITVRGEPVGAPEPPRLWLYHKPSGLVTTSSDEKGRATIFDALPGDLPRVMPVGRLDLNSEGLLLLTNDGALKRRLELPSTGWLRKYRVRVNGNPTDADLEPLRRGVTVDGEDFQPMTATVDRIQGANAWLTVGLREGRNREIRRAMNAIGLTVNRLIRIGYGPFRLGELAEGAVEEVKGRVLRDQLGLAEAGPRPPQGTRATAPQAAKGPKPAAKPTKPPQTPGARNAPRGAGPMAPARPTRTGPHGR